In the Harmonia axyridis chromosome 3, icHarAxyr1.1, whole genome shotgun sequence genome, one interval contains:
- the LOC123676859 gene encoding MFS-type transporter clz9-like: MPFQYKKKDLTRNRSNLNLSVIKNALDDIDKGKSIRGAALEYGIDRNTLRNYLRDRQKLTKINELGSQFKTSQIFSIEEEKKLVNYLLTCSKMNYGLTRKEAQKLACEYAKINSKRVPQSWTSNKSAGKDWFRGFMRRNSELSLRIPEATSLSRSTSFNKKNVADFFENLRNVREKYKFEAHNIYNCDETGCTTVQNCPKVLAGKHVRQVGQVTSAERGSLVTVCFAVNALGNSIPPFFIFPRVKYNDSFVAGAPTGSDGDSYPSGWMTIKSFVKYMKHFVKYSNASLQNRVLLILDNHESHVNIEVIEYAKLNGVTLLTLPPHCSNKLQPLDVAIYSSFKARYNAAMNNWMLSNPGRTITIYNIPGFVSTIMSQAFSQSNILSGFRKTGIHPYNPDIFTDEDFLCSSVTDKEMTGELQDQVALTADKLTNYL, from the coding sequence ATGCCCTTCCAGTATAAGAAGAAAGATTTAACAAGGAACAGGAGTAATTTGAATTTATCAGTGATAAAAAATGCTTTAGATGATATTGACAAAGGAAAATCTATTAGAGGTGCTGCTCTGGAGTATGGAATAGATAGAAATACATTGCGAAATTATCTCAGGGATAGACAAAAATTAACTAAAATAAATGAACTAGGAAGCCAGTTCAAAACTTCCCAAATATTCTcaatagaagaagaaaaaaaactcGTAAACTATCTTCTGACTTGCAGTAAGATGAATTATGGGTTGACTAGAAAAGAGGCTCAGAAACTGGCTTGCGAGTATGCAAAGATCAATTCAAAAAGAGTTCCACAATCTTGGACTTCCAATAAAAGTGCTGGTAAAGATTGGTTCAGAGGATTTATGCGAAGAAACTCTGAACTTAGCTTAAGAATCCCCGAGGCAACCAGTTTGTCAAGGTCAACAAGCTTTAACAAAAAAAACGTAgctgattttttcgaaaatctgaGAAACGTTAgagaaaaatacaaatttgaagCTCACAACATCTATAATTGTGATGAAACTGGCTGTACGACTGTTCAAAATTGTCCGAAGGTATTAGCAGGCAAACATGTACGTCAAGTAGGACAAGTTACTTCAGCCGAACGTGGCTCACTTGTGACGGTTTGTTTCGCCGTTAACGCTTTAGGAAATAGCATTccacctttttttattttcccaaGGGTTAAATACAATGACAGTTTTGTAGCTGGTGCACCAACAGGCTCAGACGGCGATTCCTATCCAAGTGGATGGATGACAAtaaaaagttttgtgaaatacatGAAGCACTTTGTTAAATATTCGAACGCATCACTTCAAAATCGAGTCCTGCTCATTCTCGACAACCATGAGAGTCACGTCAATATTGAAGTTATCGAATATGCAAAACTGAATGGAGTAACTTTACTGACCTTACCACCACACTGTAGCAACAAGTTGCAGCCTTTAGATGTTGCTATTTATTCATCTTTCAAAGCCAGATATAATGCAGCTATGAATAATTGGATGCTGAGTAACCCAGGGAGAACCATTACAATTTATAATATACCTGGTTTTGTGAGCACTATCATGTCGCAGGCTTTCAGTCAATCCAATATATTGAGTGGATTCAGAAAAACCGGAATACACCCTTATAACCCAGATATCTTCACGGATGAGGATTTTTTATGCTCCTCAGTAACGGATAAAGAGATGACTGGTGAACTtcaagaccaggttgctttgaCAGCTGACAAGCTCACAAACTACCTTTAG